CTTCACGTGCCACCTCTTCAGGTACACCTGAGATTTCAAACATAATCTTACCTGGTTTTACAACAGCAACCCAGCCCTCTGGAGCACCCTTACCGGAACCCATTCGAACTTCTAGAGGTTTAGCTGTATATGGCTTGGATGGGAATATTTTAATCCATACTTTACCGCCACGTTTCATATAACGTGTCATCGCAATACGAGCAGCCTCGATTTGGCGGTTAGTAATCCAAGACGCTTCTAGCGCTTGTAAGCCGAACTCACCGAAATTTACTTCAGTGCCGCCTTTTGCACGACCGCGCATTTTACCGCGGTGTTCGCGACGATACTTAACGCGTTTTGGCATTAACATGATTATTTTCCTCCTTCCTCTTTATTCTTCTTTGTAGGAAGGACTTCTCCACGATAAATC
This sequence is a window from Cytobacillus sp. IB215665. Protein-coding genes within it:
- the rplP gene encoding 50S ribosomal protein L16, whose translation is MLMPKRVKYRREHRGKMRGRAKGGTEVNFGEFGLQALEASWITNRQIEAARIAMTRYMKRGGKVWIKIFPSKPYTAKPLEVRMGSGKGAPEGWVAVVKPGKIMFEISGVPEEVAREALRLASHKLPVKCKFVKREEIGGESNES